From the Prosthecobacter sp. SYSU 5D2 genome, the window CCGAAGGACACGGTGATTCCGGCGGGAACCTGGATTTAAGACCTTCCGGAAATCAGCGGCCCACCACCGCCGCCTCGCCGACCTCCCAGGATTTTCCGGCGGCGCGGACGGCAACGGCGCTGGCGTTGGCGGGCCAGGCGAGCTCCTTTTGGTCTTTGAAGGTGACTTCGACGGTTCGCCATTTGCCCTCAATCATGGCCTGGATGACCCACCAGCGGCTGTAGCCTTCCCAGCGGACGTCTTTGAAACCCCAGCGGAAGCGTTTGCCTTCGGCGAACTTTTCGATCAATGGGGCGGGCAGGGCGACGTTGCTGAGCCAGGGGCTGGCGGGCGGCAGGGCGTGGATGTTATAGGCGCGTTCCTTTGCATAAGTGCCGAGCTTGCCGAGATTTTTGTCCAGGGCGCCGAAGTTCCAGTGGAAGTGGCCGGGCGTCATGCGCAGGCCGCGCTCGCGCAATACGCTGATCTGTTTGAGGATCTCGCCTGCGTTGCGGTCGTCGCCGACTTTGCTGCTGTTCATGCCGGGCCAGATGTGGCGGCCGGCGGTGTTTTGCTCCAGCCACCAGTCGTAGTAGGTGGTGAAGCCGAGCTTGGGGCGGTCAATGGTCCAGTAGAGCTGCGGAGTGAGGTAGTCCACCCAGCCCTGCTGCAGCCACTTGCGGCTGTCGGCCCCGAGTTCCTCATAGGGGTCCAGGCCGCCGCCGGTGCCTTCGGGATGGTTGGGCCGCCAGAGGCCGAAGGGGCTGATGCCAAATTTGACGGTGCGTTTGATGCCCTTGATGCCGGTGTAGATGGCGCGGACGGTTTCGTCCACATTTTGACGGCGCCAGGCAGTCAGACTCTGGGTCATGCCGCCCAGCCCATTGTATTGGGCATAGGCGGCTGCGTCGTTAAAGGGAACCGGCTTTTTGTCCGCGCCGGTGATGGGATAGGGGTAGAAGTAGTCATCCATGTGGATGCCATCCACATCATAGCGGCGGGTCACGTCCAGGATCACATCCACGGCACGCTGGCGTACCTCCGGGATGCCAGGGTTCATCCACCAGTCGCGGCCGTATTTGACGGTCCATTCGGGTTTGGTGCGGCGGATGTGGTCGGCGCTGGGGCTGTGCTTGTCCCCGGCGAGTGCGCGGTAGGGATTGAACCAGGCGTGCAGTTCCATGCCAAGGCGGTGCGCCTCCTGGATGGCGAATTCGAGAGGGTCCCATTTGGGGGAGGGGGGGAGGCTCATGAGGCCGCTGAGGTAGGGGGACCAAGGCTCGATGTTGGAATCGTAGAGCGCGTCCCCGGCAGGGCGGACCTGAAAGATGAGGCAGTTCAGGCCATGGTCATGGGCGCTCTGGATGAGGCGCTGGAGCTGCTCTTTCTGTCGGGTGGCGGGGAGGCCGGGCTCGCTGGGCCAGTTGATGTTGTGGACAGTGGCGATCCATGAACCCCGCAGCTCCCGCGCGGGAAGCGGGACCGTGGTTTGTGCCGGGGCCTGGAGAATGGAAAGAAGGAGCAAGGAAACGAGGAAGCGCATGGAAGGAAAGGGGCGGAAGGATTCGGGCGCACTGGGCAAAAGGGATGGCGGCTGTCAGATATCAGCTGCAGGCTGACTGGCTAAGCCCTTTCTTTACCACCAAAAAGGGTATTTCAGACGTATCATTTTGCGTGCCGTTATTCACAGTGCGTTATATACGTTCCCGCCATGCCACCCAATTCCATCCATCGTCTGCTGCTATGCACAGTGCCTGTGCTGGGCCTGCTGCTGGTGGGATGTGCGGGATATGAGGTGCCTGCTTTGGAGAAGCTGAAATCCCTGGAGACCAGCGATGACAACACGGCTGCTGCAAATGGTGCACAATTGGTAAGTTTAACATCCGGAGAGGGTGATCTGGCCCCTGGTACGGATACCTCTCCGGTGGACCTGGCATTCTTGCTGACCATGGACTATGCGGAGGCCAAGACGATCTCCGGGCAGAGCCTGGACCTCGGCATCAACGGCCGTGTGGCGGCGGAGAACATTGAGGTAATCAAATCCGACAAAGAGGGCCGTGCCCGGAAGGTACGTGCCACTGGTAAAGTGTACCTGGAAGCCGGAGCGGATGATTCAGCCAAGATTCTTTGCCAGGAGGCATTCATCAATGGTGACGAAGCGGTGCTCCGGGGCAAGCCCATCCTGCAGCGTGGAGGCACGATCATTGAGGGTCTGGAAGACGATACGGTTTTTTATTTCCTGGGCACACGTCTGCGAGTCATTGGTAAACACCGTGTCACCAACCCCAATGCCATGCTGGCAACCGGACTGCCTGACCAGGGGCCGTGGACTGCGGGACCGAATCCGCTTTTGCCCGCCCTCAGTGAAAACAGTGTGCCCTTGAACATTCGGGAAGAGATGCAGAAGGCGGCTGAAGCGGAGGCGCTGATGCAAACGCAGCGCAATGAAGCCATGCAGCAGCCAGAGGGTGCTCCGGCACCTTGGGTGAAGCCGGGGGCGTGAGAGGAATGCGCAGGCATTCGCCTCAGTCCACATACCGCATTTCGCTGCTGGCCAGCAGAGCCTGGGCGAAGGCTGCCCAGACGAGATGGCTGCGTTCGGCTTCTCCCTCCACGGTTGAGACCAGGTGCAAGTCTGTTTCACGGATGAATTCTGCGGCACGTTCTTTTTCGGCAGTGGTGGGGCCGCGGCCAAGAGCGAGGCGGTAGGCGGTGTGGATCCGCTGATCGTGGTTGTCGCCGTCTTTAAGCATCAGACGTTTGGAAAACTGCTCTGACTGTTCCACCAGGAAGCGGTTGTTCAGCAGGTAAAGCGACTGAGTGGGCAGGGTGGAAACATCACGCCTGCCGGTGACGGCGGTACCGTCCGGCAGGTTAAAGGGCGTCAGCTCCGGGGGCATGGAGTTGCGCAGCATGAGCAGGTACACACTGCGGTGCGGGCTGGGCTGGTGCAGGTGGTCCAGTTCATTGATGAGCACATCGCGCGCCTGAATGAGAGAGCCCTGCCCGGGGCGGGCATCCAGGCTGCCGCTGGCTTTTAAAATGGCATCTCTTAATGCTTCCGCATCCAGCCGCCGGCGATTGTGCCGGGCTTGCAGCAGGTTGTCGGGATCGGCTTTGACCAGGGCTTCATCGCAGGTGCTGTCCTGCTGATACGTGCGGCTTAGAACCAGGTCACGGATCATGCGTTTCATTGACCAGCCCTGTTTGATGAAACGGGTAGCCAGATGATCCAGCAGCTCCGGGTGGGTCGGCCTTTCACCATAGACACCAAAGTCATCCGGTGTCCGCACCAGGCCCTCACCAAAGAGATGCAGCCAGAGGCGGTTGACCATGACCCGCGCGGTCTGAGGGTGTTTGGGATGCGTGAGCCATTGGGCCAGTTCGAGACGGCCGCTCTGCTGACCGGTTGGTGGGATGGCCACGTCCAGGCTGCCGAGGGTGGTCAGGAATCCGCGAGGGACACTGGCACCGAGTCGCTTGGATTCGCCGTCTATGTTCAGTTTGCAGTCTTCGATCTTCTTCGCCTCCCGCACGCCCATGGCCAGACTGTCGCTGTTCTTGTAAGTGTGGACCACTTTAGCCGGTGTGCGGCGCGGTTTGTTGGCCAGGATGACGGGCTCGATCTCCGCCCTGGGCTTTGCAGGAGGAGAGGCGCGTAGCTCGTGCAAGGCGGTTTGCGGAGCTGTGAGACCCTGCATGGCCGCAGCGCCCCAAAGCGTTTCCGTGCTCTTGAAGATACCGGCCATCGCGTAATAATCGCGGGCGGAAATGGGGTCGGTTTTGTGGTCATGACAGCGCGCACAAGCGACGCTCAATCCCATAATGCCATGCCCGACGACGCCGATCTGGTCGGCGACGACATCCATCTCAAAGTTCTCATTCATCGCCTTGGCCGGCTTGGCTCCCAGGGCTAAAAAGCCGGTGGCGATGAGCTGCCGGTCGCGCAGGGCAGGGGACCCGGCAGGGATCAGGTCTCCGGCGATCTGCTCTGTGATGAAGCGGTCATAAGGGGTGTCTTCATTGAAGGACTGGATGACGTAATCACGATAACGCCACGCATGGGGAAAGCTGGGATTGCGGCTCAGGCCGTCATTGCCGTTGGACTCGCCAAAACGTGCCACATCCAGCCAGTGCCGCCCCCATCGTTCGCCAAAGTGCGGGCTTTGCAGCAGGCGGTCCACGAGCTTTTCATAGGCCTTGGAGGGGTTGGTCGCGTGGTTGGACTCTTGGTTAGTCGCTGAGACAAAATCATCAACCTCCTTTGCCGTCGGTGGCAGGCCGGTCAGGTCAATGAACACGCGCCTGACCAGAGTGGTCGCTGAGGCATCTCTGGCCGGATGCTGTCCGGCGGCTTCGATCTTTTGCAGAATGAAAGCATCTAGAGGGTCACGCTGCCAGGTACTGTTCTTTACCTTTGGCACCGCGTGATCCTTCACGGGTTGATAAGCCCAAATAGAATCGGGATCATGAACGGTCATCCGGTCCGTCTGCCGGGGCCGCTCTTCGCGAGGGTCCGGTGCGCCCATCTTCACCCAGGTGATAAAATCCTGCACCACGCCCTCAGACAGGGGCTTGTCAGGTGGCATCTCGATTCCCTCATACTTCAGAGCCTGGATGATGAGGCTTTCATCCGGGTCACCGGGCACCATGGCCGTGCCGGATTCGCCGCCCTCCAGCATATCACCGGGACTGTCCAGCAGCAGCTTGCCGCCGATCTTTCTGGCTCCCGCTGAGTGGCATTCGTAACATTGTTTTACAAGCACGGGCCGGATCCTGGCTTCAAAGAAAGCGCGTCTTTCAGCAGTCATCTCTGCGGCACCGGCAGTGCCCAGGCTGCAAGCAAGCGCCACCCATAGGACATGGCGGATAGAAGCAGGCATGGAGAAAGGCTGCATAAGCAATCCATCCTATACGCCAAAGAACCGGCCTGTTTTGCGCAGCTTGGCTTTTTAGACTGCGATGCTGCTACAGCTTTGCCTTGGACGGGATGGCCTGGAGTGCGCGCTCCCAGATGCCCTGCACGTGCTCCCACCGGCGAATGGCGGCATCCAGCAGGAAGAAGATCAGGAGCATGAGGATGAGAGGCGGCCAGAGCTCGACGTATTGGACGGCCTGCGTCTGGCTGAGATCGGGCTGCTGGCCGGGTTGCAGGACTTTGCCCCCCGTGAGTTTTGTGGCCTGTTGCAGCAAGGTTTCATTGACGGTGCCCAGGCTGGCCTCGCTGCCCGGATTGTGGACCAGACCGGCTGAGACGGTTTCGGCACCACTCTGCGCGCGGATGAGGTAAACGCCGGGCTGGTCCGGGCGGAAGACGGATTCGTAGAGGCCGGGGCCGGTCTGGCCTAACGAAAGGTTTTGTACAGGCTTCAAGGGGGCTCCCAGGGCATCTGCCGAGACAAAGAAGACTTCCGCCTGCACGCGGGCATCGTTGGCGCGGGTGCCGGCATCCTGCTGGAGGTCCACGCGGATGCGGGCGTCATCCCCGCGCATTTCCGCAGCCAGGTCCATGTGGCGGCCCTGCGGCGGGCGGGCGGTCTCACGCAGGAGCTGGGACCAGAAGCGGCTGAAGTCCGGCCAGCGGGCGATCCAAAGGGAGGCCCAGCGGCTTTTGGCATCGCTGGTGAAGGCGGTGACCTTGCCCAGGCCGAAGCGCCAGTGGGCCAGCAGAGGATCGCCCGTATCCGTCACCAGAGGCACCTGGGCGGTGGATTTGCGGATGGTCTTCACATACCCCAGAAGGTCGGGCGAGGTCCAGGAGTCGAACCCGACGAGCATGGGATGTTTTTCGACGAGCTCTGGAATGAACGGCTCCTCGCGCATCATGCGGCCGGTGTGCATGAGGGTGTCCTGGGTGAAGATGCGGCTGATGCTGCTGGCATCCGTAGTGGTGTAAGACTGGCCGCCGCCGCTGCTGGCGATGGCCTGGAGCAGCGCGACGTGGGAGCCCTCCCCAATGGAGACGGTGGAGATGGTGATGCCCTCGCCCCGGCACTGGGAGGCTAGGGCTTCATATCCAGTGCCAGAGGTCTGTCCATCGGTGAGGATGATCATGTGCTTTACCTTGGCCTTCACGCGGCGGAGGGCATCGCGGGCCTGGAGAAAGGCGGGCTCCAGATTGGTGCCGCCCCCGGCGGCGACGGCGGAGATCTGGCCCGCGACGGTGGCGGTGGAGGTGAGCCGGGTCATGGGGGCGACGACATGGGCCTCGCTGTCGAAAGCATAGACGCCGATGGAGTCATTGCGCCCGAGGACCTCTGCGGTGGCGATGGAGGCGGTCTTGGCCATCTCCAGTTTTTCACCCGCCATGGAGCCGGAGCGGTCCATGACGATGGCCACGGCGGCGCTCTGTTTTTCCTCTTCATCCGGCGCCTTGAGGCGGACGGGGAGGATGTCATCAATGGGTGTTTTGTAAAAGCCGCCAAGGCCGAAGCTGTTGGGCCCGCCAAGCATGAGGAAACCGCCGCCCAGTTTGTCCACGTAGTCCCGCATGGCCGTCATGGTGCCTTCCCCCAGCAGGTGCGCAGGCACGTCGCTGAGGATGATGCCGTCATAACCGGAGAGCTGGTCCAGGCTACCTGGGATGTTACCGGGCTGGCGCAGGTCCAGCTCGATGCCTTCTTTGGCCATGGCCTGCTGGAGGTAGGCGGCCTCGCTGTTGTCGCTGTCCAGATAAAGCAGGCGCAGCCGTCCGCGCACATCCACCAGGGTGAGGGCGCTGTTGTTGGCGGGGATGCTGTCCGCGCTGATGCCTTCCAGCACGGCGCGATATTTAAAGATGTTTCGTTCACCGGGGGTGCGGGTGAAGGTTTCTGTCAGCGGTTGACCGGCTTTAAATGTCACGGGCCGCTGCTCCACCTGGATGCCATTTTCAAAGAGGCGCAGGGTGCCCTGCGCATCCAGGGTGGACTCGAGCTGGGCGGTGAGCTTCAGCGTGGCCCCTTCGTTCAGACGGTTGCGGCTGGCGGTGAGCTCCCGCACGCGGGCATCCGGCTTGCGCGGTCCGGCGACGGGCAGGGCATGGAGGCGGACGCCGCTGACACTGGCCTGGCGGGCGGCCTCCAGCAGGCTGCCGCGCGTCTCGTGGCCATCGCCAATGAGCACGATGTCCCGGCTGGCTCCGGCGGGAAAGAGGGCCTGGGCGTACTCGATGGCGGCGCTGTAGTGGCTGTCGCCGCCCTGCGCGGTCTGAAAAGGAGTGACGTCCGGCTCCGGTCCTTCGGGGAGAAGTGCAGGCTGCGCCCCCAGCATGACGATGAAACTTTCCGCCTCGGAGCCGAGGTCGTTTTGCAGCCGCTTCGCTTCCACCAGGCTCTTTTGCCAACCCTCCGCGCCCATGCTCTGGCTGGCATCCACGACGATGCCGAGGGCTTTTTTACCGGTCTGGGAAACCCGGGCCGGACCGGCCAGGGCCAGCAGCGCCAGCAGGACGCCGAGGGCGCGCACCACCAGCAGCAGGCGCTTGCGCAGCCCCTCCATGGGATGCGCGGACCGGTTCTCAAACCACAGCAGCAAGGCCATGGCCGGCAGAGCCAGCAGCAAAAGTTTCGGCGATTCCCAGTCCATGTGTATGAAACGTCATGCTAGGGACAAATGCCGCACTTCCAAGCGAATTGCGGATCCTGAGGAGGAAAGAAAGGAAACGTCCGGGGCGGGTCTCACGCCATCCGCCGGCGGCGGGTGAAGGCGATGAGGAGACCGCCCAGCAGCAGCGCAGTGCGTCCGGGCTCTGGAACCATGACGAGGATGAGGCCGCTGGTGTAGAGCTGCGAGAGATCCCACGCCAGGCCGGGGGCCAGTTCTGGCAGGAGATACTGGTCGAATCCGTATTCGCCATGGACTGGTGCGGTGCCGCCGGTGATGCCTGCCCAGTCAAAGAGCTTCCAAGAATCGCCCTCCACAAAGTTGGTGGAAGGAAGCCCGGTGACGACCTGAAGGGTGGAACTGCTGCCAAAGCTGATGTTTTGCCAGGAGGGAGCCTGGAGGGTGAGCACATCCGCTGCGGTGGACGGATGCAGCGTGCCCTCCCCGGCATTGGTGAAGAGGTCCAGGAGCACGATGCCATGGAGAGAAAGAGTGCCGCTGCCGCCGACGGACAGGGTGAGGTTTTGCGCCACGGTGTCATTGAGATTGCCCACGGACAGGGTGCCGTTGACGGTGATGCTGGCATCCGCCATCGGAGTGATGAAGCCATTGCCGCCCAGCACGCTGCCGCGGGCGGTGAGGATGCTGCCGGAGCCGGTGCCTGAGCCGGTGGTGTTGTTGGCACGCAGGGTGCCTTCATTGAGGTAAACGCCGCCGCTGAAGGTGTTGGCCGCAGTCAGGTTCAGGGTGCCTGCGCCGCTTTTGACCAAGGTCACCCGGCCATCGCCGGCATTGTCCGTGACCGTGGAGCCGATGTTCAGGTTGGCCCCGGTGACACGGATGAAAAGCTCGGACTCAGCGGCGCTGCCGCCGGCGGTGAGGGTGCCGCCATTGATGCGGCTGATGCCACCTGTGCCGGTGCCATTGACGCCGCCGCCGGATTTGAGCAAGCCGCCGCTGAGGAGGTTCAGCGTGCCGCCGCCCTGGGTCAGGTCAATGCCGC encodes:
- a CDS encoding VWA domain-containing protein, whose translation is MDWESPKLLLLALPAMALLLWFENRSAHPMEGLRKRLLLVVRALGVLLALLALAGPARVSQTGKKALGIVVDASQSMGAEGWQKSLVEAKRLQNDLGSEAESFIVMLGAQPALLPEGPEPDVTPFQTAQGGDSHYSAAIEYAQALFPAGASRDIVLIGDGHETRGSLLEAARQASVSGVRLHALPVAGPRKPDARVRELTASRNRLNEGATLKLTAQLESTLDAQGTLRLFENGIQVEQRPVTFKAGQPLTETFTRTPGERNIFKYRAVLEGISADSIPANNSALTLVDVRGRLRLLYLDSDNSEAAYLQQAMAKEGIELDLRQPGNIPGSLDQLSGYDGIILSDVPAHLLGEGTMTAMRDYVDKLGGGFLMLGGPNSFGLGGFYKTPIDDILPVRLKAPDEEEKQSAAVAIVMDRSGSMAGEKLEMAKTASIATAEVLGRNDSIGVYAFDSEAHVVAPMTRLTSTATVAGQISAVAAGGGTNLEPAFLQARDALRRVKAKVKHMIILTDGQTSGTGYEALASQCRGEGITISTVSIGEGSHVALLQAIASSGGGQSYTTTDASSISRIFTQDTLMHTGRMMREEPFIPELVEKHPMLVGFDSWTSPDLLGYVKTIRKSTAQVPLVTDTGDPLLAHWRFGLGKVTAFTSDAKSRWASLWIARWPDFSRFWSQLLRETARPPQGRHMDLAAEMRGDDARIRVDLQQDAGTRANDARVQAEVFFVSADALGAPLKPVQNLSLGQTGPGLYESVFRPDQPGVYLIRAQSGAETVSAGLVHNPGSEASLGTVNETLLQQATKLTGGKVLQPGQQPDLSQTQAVQYVELWPPLILMLLIFFLLDAAIRRWEHVQGIWERALQAIPSKAKL
- a CDS encoding PSD1 and planctomycete cytochrome C domain-containing protein gives rise to the protein MPASIRHVLWVALACSLGTAGAAEMTAERRAFFEARIRPVLVKQCYECHSAGARKIGGKLLLDSPGDMLEGGESGTAMVPGDPDESLIIQALKYEGIEMPPDKPLSEGVVQDFITWVKMGAPDPREERPRQTDRMTVHDPDSIWAYQPVKDHAVPKVKNSTWQRDPLDAFILQKIEAAGQHPARDASATTLVRRVFIDLTGLPPTAKEVDDFVSATNQESNHATNPSKAYEKLVDRLLQSPHFGERWGRHWLDVARFGESNGNDGLSRNPSFPHAWRYRDYVIQSFNEDTPYDRFITEQIAGDLIPAGSPALRDRQLIATGFLALGAKPAKAMNENFEMDVVADQIGVVGHGIMGLSVACARCHDHKTDPISARDYYAMAGIFKSTETLWGAAAMQGLTAPQTALHELRASPPAKPRAEIEPVILANKPRRTPAKVVHTYKNSDSLAMGVREAKKIEDCKLNIDGESKRLGASVPRGFLTTLGSLDVAIPPTGQQSGRLELAQWLTHPKHPQTARVMVNRLWLHLFGEGLVRTPDDFGVYGERPTHPELLDHLATRFIKQGWSMKRMIRDLVLSRTYQQDSTCDEALVKADPDNLLQARHNRRRLDAEALRDAILKASGSLDARPGQGSLIQARDVLINELDHLHQPSPHRSVYLLMLRNSMPPELTPFNLPDGTAVTGRRDVSTLPTQSLYLLNNRFLVEQSEQFSKRLMLKDGDNHDQRIHTAYRLALGRGPTTAEKERAAEFIRETDLHLVSTVEGEAERSHLVWAAFAQALLASSEMRYVD
- a CDS encoding family 10 glycosylhydrolase — its product is MRFLVSLLLLSILQAPAQTTVPLPARELRGSWIATVHNINWPSEPGLPATRQKEQLQRLIQSAHDHGLNCLIFQVRPAGDALYDSNIEPWSPYLSGLMSLPPSPKWDPLEFAIQEAHRLGMELHAWFNPYRALAGDKHSPSADHIRRTKPEWTVKYGRDWWMNPGIPEVRQRAVDVILDVTRRYDVDGIHMDDYFYPYPITGADKKPVPFNDAAAYAQYNGLGGMTQSLTAWRRQNVDETVRAIYTGIKGIKRTVKFGISPFGLWRPNHPEGTGGGLDPYEELGADSRKWLQQGWVDYLTPQLYWTIDRPKLGFTTYYDWWLEQNTAGRHIWPGMNSSKVGDDRNAGEILKQISVLRERGLRMTPGHFHWNFGALDKNLGKLGTYAKERAYNIHALPPASPWLSNVALPAPLIEKFAEGKRFRWGFKDVRWEGYSRWWVIQAMIEGKWRTVEVTFKDQKELAWPANASAVAVRAAGKSWEVGEAAVVGR